Proteins encoded together in one Eubalaena glacialis isolate mEubGla1 chromosome 7, mEubGla1.1.hap2.+ XY, whole genome shotgun sequence window:
- the SEC61A1 gene encoding protein transport protein Sec61 subunit alpha has translation MAIKFLEVIKPFCVILPEIQKPERKIQFKEKVLWTAITLFIFLVCCQIPLFGIMSSDSADPFYWMRVILASNRGTLMELGISPIVTSGLIMQLLAGAKIIEVGDTPKDRALFNGAQKLFGMIITIGQSIVYVMTGMYGDPSEMGAGICLLITIQLFVAGLIVLLLDELLQKGYGLGSGISLFIATNICETIVWKAFSPTTVNTGRGMEFEGAIIALFHLLATRTDKVRALREAFYRQNLPNLMNLIATIFVFAVVIYFQGFRVDLPIKSARYRGQYNTYPIKLFYTSNIPIILQSALVSNLYVISQMLSARFSGNLLVSLLGTWSDTSSGGPARAYPVGGLCYYLSPPESFGSVLEDPVHAVVYIVFMLGSCAFFSKTWIEVSGSSAKDVAKQLKEQQMVMRGHRETSMVHELNRYIPTAAAFGGLCIGALSVLADFLGAIGSGTGILLAVTIIYQYFEIFVKEQSEVGSMGALLF, from the exons ATTCAGTTTAAGGAGAAAGTGCTATGGACCGCCATCACCCTCTTCATCTTCTTGGTGTGCTGCCAG ATCCCCCTGTTTGGAATCATGTCTTCAGACTCAGCCGACCCTTTCTATTGGATGAGAGTGATCCTCGCCTCTAACAGAG GCACATTGATGGAGCTGGGTATCTCTCCCATTGTCACCTCCGGCCTCATCATGCAGCTCTTGGCTGGCGCCAAAATAATTGAAGTTGGTGATACCCCAAAAGACCGAGCCCTCTTCAACGGAGCCCAAAAGT TGTTTGGCATGATCATTACCATCGGCCAGTCCATCGTGTATGTGATGACAGGGATGTACGGAGACCCTTCTGAAATGGGTGCTGGGATCTGCCTGTTGATCACCATACAG CTCTTTGTTGCTGGCCTAATTGTCCTGCTTTTGGATGAACTTCTGCAAAAGGGGTACGGCCTGGGCTCTGGGATCTCCCTCTTCATTGCCACAAACATCTGCGAGACCATCGTGTGGAAGGCGTTCAGCCCCACCACTGTCAACACCGGCCGAG GAATGGAGTTTGAGGGCGCCATCATTGCACTGTTCCACCTACTGGCCACACGCACAGACAAGGTCCGAGCCCTTCGCGAGGCGTTCTACCGCCAGAATCTCCCCAACCTCATGAATCTGATCGCCACCATCTTTGTCTTTGCAGTGGTCATCTACTTCCAG GGCTTCCGCGTGGACCTGCCCATCAAGTCGGCCCGCTACCGAGGCCAGTACAACACCTACCCCATCAAGCTCTTCTACACCTCCAACATCCCCATCATCCTGCAGTCCGCCCTCGTGTCCAACCTCTACGTCATCTCCCAGATGCTGTCCGCCCGCTTCAGTGGCAACCTGCTGGTCAGCCTGCTGGGCACCTGGTCG GACACTTCTTCTGGCGGCCCAGCACGCGCCTATCCCGTTGGCGGCCTTTGCTATTACCTGTCTCCTCCTGAGTCTTTCGGCTCCGTCTTGGAAGACCCCGTCCATGCCGTCGTGTACATAGTGTTCATGCTGGGCTCCTGCGCCTTCTTCTCCAAGACGTGGATTGAGGTCTCGGGCTCTTCTGCCAAAGAC GTTGCCAAGCAGCTGAAGGAGCAGCAGATGGTGATGAGGGGCCACCGAGAGACGTCCATGGTCCACGAGCTCAACCG GTACATCCCCACGGCCGCGGCCTTCGGCGGGCTTTGCATCGGGGCCCTCTCCGTGCTGGCTGACTTCCTGGGTGCCATTGGGTCTGGAACCGGCATCCTGCTTGCGGTTACCATCATCTACCAGTACTTTGAAATCTTCGTCAAGGAGCAGAGTGAGGTCGGCAGCATGGGGGCCCTTCTGTTCTGA